In the genome of Halostella limicola, one region contains:
- a CDS encoding inorganic phosphate transporter, with the protein MVSLLAVAGVVVAVFVGFNIGGSSTGVAFGPAVGSRLVRKPTAGVLFVGFAFLGAWTVGRNVIATMSSSIVPATQFTPVASVAVLFFTGASLLISNLYGVPASTSMTAVGAIVGLGLASGTLNQALMFTILSAWIIAPLFSLTIGVVVGRYIYPYLDRYVAFTTFDLHLIQLDRSESIPRPRLNRNASLQDLAGSLSVVVIGCYMAFSAGASNAANAVAPLVGEGGSLTVNQGVLLAVFAFGLGSFTIARRTLETVGDDITELPILASLIVSVVGGTVITILSYLGIPASLAVSTTSTIIGLGWGRASRAATLAELVTPAPENPDLEVSTGALLTSRVEEAPASPTIGDIARHEKPMDEPKEIPDVPDIGAEGPADLDERSLFDPRAAKRIVVFWVLTPALSVTASYPVFAFLL; encoded by the coding sequence ATGGTGTCACTACTCGCCGTAGCTGGTGTCGTTGTCGCCGTCTTCGTCGGGTTCAACATCGGTGGATCATCGACGGGCGTGGCATTCGGTCCAGCAGTCGGTTCACGCCTCGTTCGGAAGCCGACGGCAGGGGTCTTGTTCGTCGGCTTCGCCTTTCTTGGTGCGTGGACTGTTGGTCGGAACGTCATCGCAACAATGAGTAGCAGCATCGTGCCTGCAACCCAATTCACACCTGTCGCAAGCGTCGCCGTCTTGTTTTTCACCGGCGCGTCGCTACTCATCTCCAATCTCTACGGCGTTCCAGCCTCGACCTCGATGACGGCTGTCGGCGCCATCGTTGGGCTCGGACTTGCGTCTGGAACACTCAACCAGGCACTCATGTTTACCATCCTTTCGGCGTGGATTATTGCGCCGCTATTCAGTTTGACCATCGGGGTCGTGGTCGGGCGCTACATCTACCCATATCTCGATCGCTATGTAGCGTTCACGACGTTCGATCTTCATCTCATCCAGCTCGACCGCTCGGAATCGATTCCACGTCCCCGATTGAATCGGAATGCATCATTACAGGACCTCGCTGGCTCGCTCTCGGTGGTCGTCATTGGCTGTTATATGGCGTTCTCCGCCGGTGCGTCAAACGCGGCGAACGCCGTGGCTCCCCTCGTTGGTGAGGGAGGATCACTCACGGTCAATCAGGGGGTCCTGCTCGCGGTGTTCGCCTTCGGGCTGGGCAGTTTCACCATCGCCCGCCGTACGCTGGAGACGGTCGGAGACGATATTACGGAGCTTCCTATCCTCGCGTCGCTGATTGTTTCCGTCGTGGGTGGCACAGTCATCACGATCCTCTCCTATTTGGGGATACCTGCGAGTCTTGCGGTGAGTACCACATCGACGATTATCGGGCTCGGGTGGGGTCGGGCAAGTCGAGCGGCGACACTGGCAGAACTGGTGACACCTGCGCCTGAAAATCCTGACCTAGAGGTCTCGACAGGAGCGTTACTCACCTCACGCGTCGAGGAAGCCCCTGCAAGCCCGACAATCGGAGATATTGCCCGACATGAGAAACCGATGGACGAACCGAAGGAGATACCGGACGTTCCCGATATCGGCGCGGAAGGACCGGCTGACCTCGACGAGCGAAGTCTCTTTGACCCGAGAGCAGCCAAGCGTATTGTTGTATTTTGGGTGTTGACACCGGCGCTATCGGTTACCGCTTCCTATCCGGTATTCGCATTCTTATTGTGA
- a CDS encoding HAD family hydrolase: MTGVTAVLFGLDGTLCEQRRPSREVLATAFDRVGVDPFFTVEEYRREAREIGGTGSVVDRRTTCFERLARRKGRSPDLGRLVADAYEVTRDYTDVRLLPGAGKALDALADRYDLGLVTNGGPDTQSPKIDALRLRSVFDATVLAGYETAPKPDPEPFEVAMAALDASPAETVHVGTSPRADVAGAAASGVESAWIASETDGSTPSGEEPDYVRRSIRDLLPPPWRRESAQSTDRQE; the protein is encoded by the coding sequence ATGACCGGCGTCACCGCGGTTCTGTTCGGCCTCGACGGGACGCTGTGCGAACAGCGCCGCCCGTCGAGGGAGGTCCTCGCGACCGCCTTCGACAGGGTCGGGGTCGACCCGTTCTTCACCGTCGAGGAGTACCGGCGGGAGGCCCGGGAGATCGGCGGGACGGGCAGCGTCGTCGACCGGCGGACGACCTGCTTCGAGCGGCTGGCCCGCCGGAAGGGACGGAGCCCGGATCTCGGGCGGCTCGTCGCGGACGCCTACGAGGTGACGCGGGACTACACCGACGTGCGCCTCCTGCCCGGCGCGGGGAAGGCGCTCGACGCGCTCGCCGACCGGTACGACCTCGGGCTGGTGACCAACGGGGGGCCGGACACGCAGTCGCCGAAGATAGACGCCTTGCGGCTCCGATCGGTGTTCGACGCGACGGTGCTGGCGGGGTACGAGACCGCGCCGAAGCCCGACCCCGAACCGTTCGAAGTGGCGATGGCGGCCCTGGACGCGTCGCCGGCCGAGACGGTCCACGTGGGGACATCGCCCCGCGCGGACGTCGCCGGCGCGGCGGCCAGCGGCGTCGAATCGGCGTGGATCGCGTCCGAGACCGACGGGAGCACGCCGAGCGGCGAGGAGCCGGACTACGTACGGCGATCGATCCGGGACCTGCTCCCGCCGCCGTGGCGACGGGAGTCCGCGCAGTCGACCGACCGGCAGGAGTGA
- a CDS encoding 8-oxo-dGTP diphosphatase, protein MTVEEATLCHPVVDGELLLIRKQRGVGEGKLVGPGGKVEPGETPAEAARREVREELRVDPTGVEKRGEFGFHFRDGDPDDDSMRVHAFAADGVDGEPVATEEAVPEWHPADDPPYGEMWVDDRIWFPHLLAGETFVGEFVLSDDGESLLRYEVDLGVEF, encoded by the coding sequence GTGACGGTGGAGGAGGCGACGCTGTGTCACCCGGTCGTCGACGGCGAACTCCTCCTCATCCGCAAGCAACGCGGCGTCGGCGAGGGGAAGCTCGTCGGCCCCGGCGGGAAGGTCGAACCCGGGGAGACGCCAGCGGAGGCCGCCCGGCGGGAAGTCCGGGAGGAGCTCCGCGTCGACCCGACGGGGGTGGAGAAGCGCGGCGAGTTCGGCTTCCACTTCCGCGACGGCGACCCGGACGACGACTCGATGCGCGTCCACGCGTTCGCCGCCGACGGCGTCGACGGCGAGCCGGTCGCGACCGAAGAGGCGGTCCCCGAGTGGCACCCCGCGGACGACCCGCCGTACGGGGAGATGTGGGTCGACGACCGGATCTGGTTCCCGCACCTCCTCGCCGGCGAGACGTTCGTGGGCGAGTTCGTCCTGAGCGACGACGGCGAGTCGCTGCTGCGGTACGAGGTGGACCTCGGCGTCGAGTTCTGA
- a CDS encoding heavy-metal-associated domain-containing protein, which translates to MSESRTIDVTGMSCNGCEQNVEDALEALDGVRSAEANHEGGTVEVVADDVSDDDLANAVRDAGYEVVA; encoded by the coding sequence ATGTCCGAGAGCCGCACCATCGACGTCACGGGGATGTCCTGCAACGGCTGCGAACAGAACGTCGAGGACGCGCTGGAGGCCCTCGACGGCGTCCGGAGCGCCGAGGCGAACCACGAGGGCGGCACCGTCGAGGTCGTCGCCGACGACGTGAGCGACGACGACCTCGCGAACGCGGTGCGCGACGCCGGCTACGAGGTCGTCGCCTAG
- a CDS encoding chorismate mutase, protein MADDDTDRRRPDEMSLDELREEIETIDRELVELIARRTYVADTVAEVKEEHDLPTTDEAQEEAVMERAGKNAEQFDVDANLVKAIFRLLIELNKVEQRSNR, encoded by the coding sequence ATGGCTGACGACGACACAGACCGACGGCGCCCGGACGAGATGAGCCTCGACGAGCTCCGCGAGGAGATAGAGACCATCGACCGCGAACTGGTCGAACTCATCGCGCGACGCACCTACGTCGCCGACACCGTCGCGGAGGTCAAGGAGGAACACGACCTGCCGACCACCGACGAGGCTCAGGAAGAGGCGGTGATGGAGCGCGCTGGAAAGAACGCCGAACAGTTCGACGTGGACGCCAATCTCGTGAAGGCGATCTTCCGACTGCTCATCGAACTGAACAAGGTGGAACAAAGGAGCAACCGGTAG
- a CDS encoding DUF7508 domain-containing protein: MPLPKQWRPLERSTVGKAPERYGVYELGDDDGTVVEVGAGVLRDELKTALAYGSGTKVRWEATNTRERAEELAAEHRERR; the protein is encoded by the coding sequence ATGCCCCTCCCCAAACAGTGGCGTCCGCTGGAGCGCAGTACGGTCGGCAAAGCGCCCGAGCGTTACGGCGTGTACGAACTCGGCGACGACGACGGGACCGTCGTCGAGGTCGGCGCCGGCGTCCTCAGGGACGAACTGAAGACGGCGCTCGCGTACGGGTCCGGGACGAAGGTTCGGTGGGAGGCGACGAACACGAGAGAGCGCGCCGAGGAACTCGCCGCCGAGCACCGCGAACGCCGGTAA
- a CDS encoding CopG family ribbon-helix-helix protein, which yields MRTSFSIPDDVVAAFDRVWREQGIDNRSRAVREAMLEYVEAHSRLEATTGEVVALVAFDYRHHEVIRELHAVQHEYQDVILNTSHTHQGEWCLESLFCRGSAERVRELTYRLRDFDGVRRVKVMVIRDGVG from the coding sequence ATGCGAACGAGCTTTAGCATCCCCGACGACGTCGTCGCGGCGTTCGATCGGGTGTGGCGAGAGCAGGGGATCGATAACCGCTCTCGGGCGGTCAGGGAAGCGATGCTGGAGTACGTCGAGGCCCACTCCCGCCTCGAAGCGACGACCGGCGAGGTCGTCGCCCTCGTCGCGTTCGACTACCGCCACCACGAGGTGATACGGGAACTCCACGCCGTCCAGCACGAGTACCAGGACGTCATTCTCAACACGAGCCACACCCATCAGGGCGAGTGGTGCCTCGAATCGCTGTTCTGTCGCGGGTCGGCGGAACGGGTCCGCGAGCTGACCTACCGGCTCCGCGACTTCGACGGCGTGCGCCGGGTGAAGGTGATGGTGATCCGGGACGGCGTCGGCTAG
- a CDS encoding enolase-like domain-containing protein, with amino-acid sequence MTTYDSVADLPVRIDDVALTRRERDTSSGFTRVTTEVALSGEGETGRGEDVTYDAEDHDAFDAADLDVTGEYTVDSFSTAVGAADLFPARDPEMAAARHYRRWAVESAALDLALKQAGESLGSALDRSYDPVEFVASTRLGDPPSADRVRDLLDVVPDLAFKLDPTSDWDAALVDELAEVATVRVLDLKGKYEGTDVDQSPDPELYRLVADAFPEAVIEDPAITDETRPVVDDVADRVSWDYPITGVDSVESLPFEPNWLNVKPSRFGSVELLFDTLDYASERGVRLYGGGQFELGVGRRQIQAIASLFYPDSPNDVAPGGYNDPEVPADLPSSPLAPPEPSAGIAAADSTADPT; translated from the coding sequence GTGACAACCTACGACAGCGTCGCCGACCTGCCGGTTCGGATCGACGACGTCGCGCTGACCCGCCGCGAGCGGGACACGTCGAGCGGGTTCACGCGCGTGACGACCGAGGTCGCCCTCTCGGGCGAGGGCGAGACCGGCCGAGGCGAGGACGTGACGTACGACGCCGAGGACCACGACGCGTTCGACGCCGCCGACCTCGACGTGACGGGCGAGTACACGGTCGACTCGTTCTCCACCGCCGTCGGCGCGGCCGACCTGTTCCCGGCCCGCGACCCTGAGATGGCCGCGGCCCGGCACTACCGCCGGTGGGCCGTCGAGAGCGCGGCGCTCGACCTGGCGCTGAAGCAGGCCGGCGAGTCGCTCGGGAGCGCCCTCGACCGGTCGTACGACCCCGTCGAGTTCGTCGCGTCGACGCGCCTCGGCGACCCGCCGTCCGCGGACCGCGTGCGCGACCTGCTCGACGTCGTCCCGGACCTGGCGTTCAAGCTCGACCCGACATCCGACTGGGACGCCGCTCTGGTCGACGAACTGGCCGAAGTCGCGACGGTTCGAGTGCTCGACCTGAAGGGCAAGTACGAGGGGACCGACGTCGACCAGTCGCCCGACCCGGAGCTGTACCGCCTCGTCGCCGACGCGTTCCCGGAGGCCGTGATCGAGGACCCCGCGATAACCGACGAGACGCGGCCGGTCGTCGACGACGTCGCCGACCGCGTCTCCTGGGACTACCCGATCACCGGCGTCGACAGCGTCGAGTCGCTCCCGTTCGAGCCGAACTGGCTCAACGTCAAGCCGTCGCGGTTCGGGTCGGTCGAGTTGCTGTTCGACACCCTCGACTACGCGAGCGAGCGGGGCGTCCGCCTGTACGGCGGCGGACAGTTCGAACTCGGCGTCGGTCGCCGGCAGATACAGGCGATCGCGTCGCTGTTCTACCCCGACTCGCCCAACGACGTGGCGCCCGGCGGCTACAACGACCCGGAGGTCCCGGCGGACCTGCCGTCGAGCCCGCTCGCGCCGCCCGAGCCCTCGGCCGGGATCGCGGCGGCCGACTCGACCGCCGACCCGACGTAG
- a CDS encoding DUF5796 family protein, whose product MSARNNVSPSTLGVELAEEGVYVEYLDGREVLYHGVPEKVDDSVRTPPGKQVQVLVTDPTETEGVMMYVNDYNTHDDILETTGVGRIYVEDETELFPGVTARMDGHAVVVEADPEVARGRVFVFAEDEVSERSYEIA is encoded by the coding sequence ATGAGCGCCCGCAACAACGTTTCGCCGTCGACGCTCGGCGTCGAACTCGCGGAGGAAGGCGTCTACGTCGAGTACCTCGACGGACGGGAGGTCCTCTACCACGGAGTCCCGGAGAAGGTCGACGACTCGGTCCGCACGCCGCCCGGCAAGCAGGTGCAGGTGCTGGTCACCGACCCGACGGAGACCGAGGGCGTCATGATGTACGTCAACGACTACAACACTCACGACGACATCCTGGAGACGACCGGCGTCGGGCGGATCTACGTCGAGGACGAGACGGAGCTGTTCCCCGGCGTCACCGCGAGGATGGACGGGCACGCCGTCGTCGTCGAGGCGGACCCGGAGGTCGCCCGGGGCCGGGTGTTCGTCTTCGCCGAGGACGAAGTGAGCGAGCGGTCCTACGAGATCGCCTGA
- a CDS encoding trimeric intracellular cation channel family protein, which produces MNTIGLVAFALVGSTKAIREEFDLFGIAVVGLVTAFAGGATRDVLVNRVPLALRSMGEISLGMLGVGLAVGASVALDSPDDHPLTLVADAVGLAAFATAGAIVATDAGVSAFGVVAIATINAVGGGACADVLLDRSPFVLFEDFYASPAVLGGTAYWGVTAVAGAEGVAAAACAAVTVGTRMAAVARGWTLPTARAFEPTGEELGDDG; this is translated from the coding sequence ATGAACACGATCGGACTGGTCGCGTTCGCCCTCGTCGGGTCGACCAAGGCGATACGCGAGGAGTTCGACCTGTTCGGGATCGCCGTCGTCGGCCTCGTCACGGCGTTCGCCGGCGGGGCCACGCGGGACGTCCTCGTGAACCGCGTGCCGCTCGCGCTCAGGTCGATGGGCGAGATCAGCCTCGGGATGCTAGGCGTGGGGCTGGCCGTCGGGGCGAGCGTCGCGCTCGACTCGCCGGACGACCACCCACTCACGCTGGTCGCCGACGCCGTCGGGCTCGCCGCGTTCGCCACGGCCGGAGCGATCGTCGCGACCGACGCCGGCGTCTCGGCGTTCGGCGTCGTCGCGATCGCGACGATCAACGCGGTCGGGGGCGGCGCGTGCGCCGACGTCCTCCTCGACCGCTCGCCGTTCGTGCTGTTCGAGGACTTCTACGCGAGCCCCGCGGTGCTCGGCGGGACCGCGTACTGGGGAGTGACGGCCGTCGCCGGCGCGGAGGGCGTCGCCGCTGCCGCCTGCGCCGCCGTGACGGTCGGGACGCGGATGGCCGCCGTCGCCCGCGGGTGGACGCTGCCGACGGCGCGGGCGTTCGAACCGACGGGCGAGGAGCTCGGCGACGACGGGTAG
- a CDS encoding shikimate kinase, which translates to MDGRARAPAAGTVLNALACGKGSAFAIDEYTSAEVTLDGSDEVRGEIAGAPDADTRLIERCVELVAAEFGDGEGGTVRTESEVPMASGLKSSSAAANATVLATLDALGVEDVDREAACKLGVRAARDAGVTVTGAFDDASASMLGGVTVTDNERDELLARDEVEWDVLVWTPPEQSFSADADVERCRRVAPVAELVADLALDGRYGEAMTVNGFAFAAALDATAEPLLEALPDVAGVSLSGTGPSFTAVGDRETLEVLRETWETRPGTTWLTTTQTDGARTR; encoded by the coding sequence ATGGACGGTCGGGCACGCGCGCCGGCGGCGGGGACGGTGCTGAACGCTCTGGCCTGCGGCAAGGGGTCGGCGTTCGCCATCGACGAGTACACGTCCGCCGAGGTGACGTTGGACGGGAGCGACGAGGTACGCGGCGAGATAGCCGGCGCGCCGGACGCGGACACGCGCCTGATCGAGCGCTGCGTCGAACTCGTCGCGGCGGAGTTCGGCGACGGCGAGGGCGGTACCGTGCGCACCGAGAGCGAGGTGCCGATGGCCTCCGGCCTGAAGAGTTCGAGCGCGGCCGCGAACGCGACGGTGCTCGCGACCCTCGACGCGCTGGGCGTCGAGGACGTCGACCGCGAGGCGGCGTGCAAGCTCGGCGTGCGGGCCGCCCGCGACGCCGGCGTCACCGTCACCGGCGCGTTCGACGACGCCAGCGCGAGCATGCTCGGCGGGGTCACCGTCACGGACAACGAGCGCGACGAACTGCTCGCCCGCGACGAGGTCGAGTGGGACGTGCTCGTGTGGACGCCGCCCGAGCAGTCGTTCTCGGCGGACGCCGACGTGGAGCGGTGCCGGCGGGTCGCCCCGGTCGCCGAACTCGTCGCCGACCTCGCGCTCGACGGCCGCTACGGCGAGGCGATGACCGTCAACGGCTTCGCCTTCGCCGCCGCGCTCGACGCCACCGCAGAACCGCTGCTCGAGGCGCTGCCCGACGTCGCCGGCGTCTCGCTGTCGGGCACCGGCCCGAGCTTCACCGCGGTCGGCGACCGAGAGACCTTAGAGGTGCTACGAGAGACATGGGAAACACGACCAGGAACGACATGGCTGACGACGACACAGACCGACGGCGCCCGGACGAGATGA
- a CDS encoding DMT family transporter, with translation MSWYLLIVAGLFEIAWAVGLEYSDGLSNPLPTAGTVAALAISMVLLAKAVETLPVGTAYAVWTGIGAVGTAALGIVLFDEPADLARLAFVGVIVVGIVGLHSVSGTH, from the coding sequence ATGTCCTGGTACCTGCTGATCGTCGCCGGACTGTTCGAGATAGCGTGGGCCGTCGGGCTGGAGTACTCCGACGGACTGTCGAACCCCCTCCCGACCGCGGGGACCGTCGCGGCCCTCGCCATCAGCATGGTGTTGCTGGCGAAGGCAGTCGAAACCCTGCCCGTGGGGACCGCGTACGCCGTCTGGACGGGCATCGGCGCGGTCGGCACCGCCGCGCTCGGCATCGTCCTCTTCGACGAGCCCGCCGACCTCGCCCGACTGGCGTTCGTGGGCGTCATCGTGGTCGGCATCGTCGGCCTGCATTCGGTCTCCGGGACGCACTGA
- a CDS encoding sensor histidine kinase, with protein MSSQDRAILLFADGDASRIADALSQDGATVVVERDATTAAGPREPSIDCVVSHTTGERPLDDIAAASAALPGVPLVALTADDGPTPAAVLEAGATDCVQMRGAVDDWAPLLARRVDAAVDAAETEMRSAYQSALDFAVGDRPAIVALFDADRRHAAVVGGWEDGGVDPADLEGSRVDDAPFDPAVTAHLQALYEAALGGERRSTTLAVENRLCEVETMPAEGTDEYGKVRYRPAGSATVFDAGDGAALLGEVDGGIDEKVERLHDVASVLEATDRESEIYEIAIESANNVLEFDACVVAEPVDGEFVPLAATADRPQSLNERLGVDEGVIGRTYREGRTVLVEDVRKASEAAPTDSRFRSALSIPVGDIGVFQAVSDEPGAYTESDRELAELLVAHVTHAVERVRYEQTVTRERDRFAALFQNIPDAAIQYVFADGEPRIERVNSAFVRLFGYEPDDAVGESALDLLVRNDDRDEARELYASIRNGEHLDREVERLTVDGPAPFLLRSVPVSSGDDRQRGYIIYTDIGELVERERELERQNDRLDAFASVVSHDLRNPLSSASGYLELARETGNDEHLAVVEEEHERMSRMIEDILTLAREGEAVGEVDPVDLAAVAEASWESADTADATVSIGDLPTVEGDAERLQQLFENLFRNAAFHGGDDVSVRVGAFEDGFYVADDGPGVPDDMKDEVTEMGVSTAKDRGGTGFGLAIVSEIAAGHGWTVEVADAADGGARFEVYTDANGGKAT; from the coding sequence ATGAGTTCACAGGACAGGGCGATTTTGCTCTTCGCCGACGGGGACGCGTCGCGGATAGCCGACGCGCTGTCCCAGGACGGGGCGACGGTCGTCGTCGAGCGGGACGCGACGACCGCGGCGGGACCGCGGGAACCCTCGATCGACTGCGTCGTCTCTCACACCACTGGAGAGCGGCCGCTCGACGACATCGCCGCCGCGAGCGCGGCCCTACCCGGTGTCCCGCTCGTCGCGCTCACGGCTGACGACGGGCCGACACCGGCCGCTGTGCTGGAGGCGGGGGCGACGGACTGCGTCCAGATGCGGGGCGCAGTGGACGACTGGGCGCCGCTGCTGGCGCGACGGGTCGACGCCGCCGTCGACGCCGCGGAGACCGAGATGCGGTCGGCGTACCAGTCGGCGCTCGACTTCGCGGTCGGCGACCGCCCGGCGATAGTCGCGCTGTTCGACGCCGATCGCCGGCACGCGGCGGTCGTCGGCGGCTGGGAAGACGGGGGCGTCGACCCGGCGGACCTGGAGGGCTCGCGCGTGGACGACGCCCCGTTCGACCCCGCCGTAACCGCACACCTGCAGGCGCTCTACGAGGCCGCGCTCGGGGGCGAACGCCGCTCGACGACGCTCGCGGTCGAGAACCGACTCTGCGAGGTAGAGACGATGCCGGCCGAGGGAACGGACGAGTACGGTAAGGTCCGGTATCGTCCGGCGGGGAGCGCGACGGTGTTCGACGCGGGCGACGGCGCGGCCCTGCTGGGCGAGGTGGACGGCGGCATCGACGAGAAGGTCGAGCGCCTGCACGACGTCGCCTCGGTGCTCGAGGCGACGGACCGCGAGTCAGAGATCTACGAGATCGCGATCGAGAGCGCCAACAACGTCCTCGAGTTCGACGCCTGCGTCGTCGCGGAGCCCGTCGACGGGGAGTTCGTCCCGCTCGCGGCGACCGCCGACCGGCCGCAGTCGCTGAACGAGCGACTCGGCGTCGACGAGGGCGTCATCGGCCGGACGTACCGCGAGGGCCGAACCGTCCTCGTCGAGGACGTCCGGAAGGCGTCGGAGGCGGCGCCGACCGACTCGCGGTTCCGGTCGGCGCTGTCGATCCCCGTGGGCGATATCGGAGTGTTTCAGGCCGTGTCCGACGAGCCCGGCGCGTACACGGAGTCCGACCGGGAGCTCGCCGAACTCCTCGTCGCCCACGTCACCCACGCCGTCGAGCGCGTGCGGTACGAGCAGACGGTCACGCGGGAGCGCGACCGCTTCGCCGCGCTGTTTCAGAACATCCCCGACGCGGCGATCCAGTACGTCTTCGCCGACGGGGAGCCGCGGATCGAGCGCGTCAACTCCGCGTTCGTCCGTCTGTTCGGGTACGAACCGGACGACGCCGTCGGCGAGTCCGCGCTGGACCTGCTCGTTCGGAACGACGACCGGGACGAGGCACGGGAGCTGTACGCGTCCATCCGGAACGGGGAGCACCTCGACAGGGAGGTCGAGCGGCTGACTGTCGACGGCCCCGCGCCGTTTCTCCTCCGGAGCGTCCCCGTCTCCAGCGGCGACGACAGGCAGCGCGGGTACATCATCTACACCGACATCGGCGAGCTCGTCGAGCGGGAGCGCGAACTGGAGCGTCAGAACGACCGGCTCGACGCGTTCGCGTCGGTCGTCAGCCACGACCTCCGGAACCCGCTGTCGAGCGCGAGCGGCTACCTCGAACTGGCGCGCGAGACCGGAAACGACGAGCACCTGGCGGTGGTCGAGGAGGAGCACGAGCGGATGAGCCGCATGATAGAGGACATCCTCACGCTCGCCCGGGAGGGCGAGGCCGTCGGCGAGGTCGACCCGGTGGACCTCGCCGCCGTCGCCGAGGCGTCGTGGGAGAGCGCCGACACCGCGGACGCGACGGTGTCGATCGGGGACCTGCCGACGGTCGAGGGCGACGCCGAGCGGCTCCAGCAGCTGTTCGAGAACCTGTTCCGGAACGCCGCGTTCCACGGAGGCGACGACGTGTCGGTTCGCGTCGGCGCGTTCGAGGACGGGTTCTACGTCGCCGACGACGGCCCGGGCGTCCCCGACGACATGAAAGACGAGGTGACGGAGATGGGCGTCTCGACGGCGAAAGACCGGGGCGGAACCGGCTTCGGCCTCGCCATCGTCTCCGAGATCGCCGCCGGCCACGGCTGGACGGTCGAAGTGGCGGACGCCGCGGACGGCGGCGCGCGGTTCGAGGTGTACACGGACGCGAACGGAGGTAAGGCGACGTGA
- a CDS encoding ABC transporter ATP-binding protein: MTAIRTERLRKSYGDLEALSGLSLSVDEGELFGLLGPNGAGKSTTIGILTGQLRPDAGEVSVLGSDPAVDPIETRRRVGILPERESPPSFLTPREYFEFVGTVRGLDDETREERVAEWADRLSFAEKLDTLSTDLSRGQQQKVMIAGAFLHEPDLVFIDEPLANLDPIVQERTKRYFESYAADGNTLFFSTHHVEVAEEICTRVGIVSGGELIAERDPRALDGEDSLLDAFLANVDVPESTVDEALAPAGR; this comes from the coding sequence ATGACAGCGATTCGCACCGAGCGGCTTCGGAAGTCCTACGGCGACCTCGAAGCTCTCTCGGGACTTTCCCTCTCGGTCGACGAGGGCGAACTGTTCGGCCTGCTCGGACCGAACGGCGCGGGCAAGTCCACGACGATCGGCATCCTCACGGGCCAGCTCCGGCCGGACGCCGGCGAGGTGTCCGTCCTCGGAAGCGACCCGGCGGTCGACCCGATCGAGACGCGACGCCGGGTCGGCATCCTGCCCGAGCGGGAGTCGCCGCCGAGCTTTCTGACGCCGCGGGAGTACTTCGAGTTCGTGGGGACCGTCCGCGGCCTCGATGACGAGACCCGCGAGGAGCGCGTCGCCGAGTGGGCCGACCGCCTCTCGTTCGCGGAGAAGCTCGACACGCTCTCGACGGACCTCTCGCGGGGGCAACAGCAGAAGGTGATGATCGCCGGCGCGTTCCTCCACGAGCCGGACCTCGTGTTCATCGACGAGCCGCTGGCGAACCTCGACCCCATCGTCCAGGAGCGCACCAAGCGCTACTTCGAGTCGTACGCGGCCGACGGGAACACGCTCTTCTTCTCGACGCACCACGTCGAGGTGGCCGAGGAGATCTGCACCCGCGTCGGCATCGTCAGCGGCGGCGAGCTGATCGCCGAGCGCGACCCGCGGGCGCTAGACGGCGAGGACTCCCTGCTCGACGCCTTCCTCGCGAACGTCGACGTGCCCGAGTCGACCGTGGACGAGGCGCTGGCCCCGGCGGGACGATGA
- a CDS encoding DUF7128 family protein has translation MVVQTERDDMTWFECEGCGLMFDDQNDARQHEENCDAEEPSYIQ, from the coding sequence ATGGTCGTACAAACGGAGCGCGACGACATGACCTGGTTCGAGTGCGAGGGCTGCGGGCTGATGTTCGACGACCAGAACGACGCGCGACAGCACGAGGAGAACTGCGACGCCGAGGAGCCGTCGTACATCCAGTAG